From the genome of Nicotiana sylvestris chromosome 2, ASM39365v2, whole genome shotgun sequence, one region includes:
- the LOC104224090 gene encoding uncharacterized protein, which translates to MLAIFKKSVVDPPKELQSPASLQISNKAASPQETMKNFLASNSNDGFSIGFMDKAFLAYSKPPPSSNPQQRLFCGLNDIYCIFLGCLNNLWALNKQYGLSKGANEAMLVSEAYRTLRDRGPFPAHEVLKGLEGSFGFVIYDHKAGNVFVALGADETMKLFWGIASDGSVMISDNVDHIKASCLKSFAPFPTGCMYHSESGLKSFEHPSYKMKPMPRVDSEGAMCGAYFKVDVYSKLTREDAQRAEQVISSMSPDELERMVRWAARIQTAIQVLKITKDFVMENPGMSLAIFLPILAVFLHLLGYI; encoded by the exons atgttGGCAATTTTCAAGAAAAGTGTGGTTGATCCACCAAAGGAACTGCAGAGTCCAGCCTCTTTGCAAATATCAAACAAGGCTGCATCACCTCAAGAGACAATGAAGAATTTCTTAGCTTCAAATTCCAACGATGGGTTTTCCATTGGATTCATGGATAAGGCATTCTTGGCCTATTCCAAACCTCCACCTTCATCAAATCCTCAACAAAG GTTGTTCTGTGGGTTGAATGACATATACTGCATATTCTTGGGATGTTTGAACAATTTATGGGCACTAAACAAGCAGTATGGGCTATCAAAGGGAGCCAATGAGGCAATGCTTGTGAGTGAAGCATATCGAACACTTCGGGACAGAGGTCCATTCCCAGCTCATGAGGTCCTCAAGGGTCTTGAGGGAAGCTTTGGCTTTGTGATCTATGATCACAAGGCGGGTAATGTCTTTGTTGCCCTT GGTGCTGATGAAACAATGAAGCTGTTCTGGGGAATAGCATCTGATGGATCTGTCATGATCTCTGATAATGTGGATCATATCAAAGCAAGCTGTCTCAAATCATTTGCTCCCTTCCCAACTG GGTGCATGTACCACAGTGAAAGTGGATTAAAGAGCTTTGAGCATCCAAGTTACAAGATGAAACCAATGCCAAGAGTGGATAGTGAAGGAGCAATGTGTGGAGCTTATTTCAAAGTTGATGTCTACTCAAAG CTTACAAGGGAGGATGCACAGAGAGCAGAACAGGTCATCTCATCTATGTCACCAGATGAGTTGGAAAGAATGGTGAGATGGGCAGCAAGGATTCAAACAGCGATACAAGTTCTCAAGATTACCAAAGATTTTGTCATGGAAAATCCTGGCATGAGTTTGGCAATCTTTTTGCCCATTTTAGCAGTATTCCTTCATCTGCTTGGCTACATCTga
- the LOC104224093 gene encoding putative late blight resistance protein homolog R1A-10, protein MGGIGKTALARASYNDPCLVNPFDIRAWITVSQEYQVRKMLLGILRCVTDLSDANAKTNDELAEQLYKSLKFKRFLIVLDDVWCIEVWDDVKRSFPDDKNGSGIVLTCRLDLFASSKSSPHLMSLLSMDQALKLLNLKVFGKESSPRELEKVGMEIVSRFISGESDQFLSLFALSYNYLPHPLKTCFLYMCAFPKGSMIVVSKLINLWVAEGFIEGTKSKNLEEIAEEYLRDLVSRNLAMVIKRRFNGRVKTCCIHDLLRDSVRREAEKENFLYVVSDHVDVLPGEAYSNRRLILHSEMVAIAEQRPSVPFTYSFLCCIGAGLPPFTSQLRSIIGYLGFKLLRVLDLGSSMFFTFPLEIAQLVNLRYLTLNCYDELPSCISELCHLKILIISSHLEGLALPADSWNMAQLRHVRLTRGCTMPDPMVASALVDGKSSKVLLDLQTLSYISFGSCSTEVFACISQVKKNSEFMKLKRSL, encoded by the exons ATGGGTGGAATAGGCAAAACTGCTCTTGCCAGAGCCTCTTATAATGATCCTTGCTTGGTGAATCCTTTTGACATCCGCGCTTGGATTACTGTCTCCCAAGAGTATCAGGTTAGGAAAATGCTATTGGGCATTTTGCGCTGTGTCACTGATCTGTCTGATGCCAATGCAAAAACCAATGATGAATTAGCTGAACAGTTATACAAAAGCCTGAAATTTAAGCGTTTTCTTATTGTCTTGGATGATGTTTGGTGTATTGAGGTTTGGGATGATGTGAAAAGATCTTTCCCAGACGACAAAAATGGAAGTGGAATTGTTTTAACCTGTAGACTTGATCTTTTTGCTAgctctaaaagctctcctcattTGATGAGTTTACTTAGCATGGATCAAGCTTTGAAGCTACTCAACCTAAAGGTGTTTGGCAAAGAGTCTAGCCCTCGTGAACTCGAGAAAGTTGGAATGGAGATTGTCTCAAGAT TTATATCTGGAGAATCAGATCAATTCCTAAGCTTATTTGCTTTGAGTTATAACTACTTGCCTCATCCCTTGAAGACTTGCTTTCTTTATATGTGCGCGTTTCCTAAAGGCAGTATGATTGTTGTATCGAAGTTGATTAACTTATGGGTTGCAGAAGGATTCATAGAAGGGACAAAGTCAAAGAACTTAGAAGAGATTGCTGAGGAGTATTTAAGAGATCTAGTGAGTCGAAATTTAGCAATGGTGATTAAGAGGAGGTTCAATGGCAGAGTAAAAACATGTTGTATCCATGATCTCTTGAGGGATTCAGTACGAAGAGAAGCTGAAAAAGAGAACTTCTTGTACGTTGTGAGCGATCATGTTGATGTCTTGCCAGGGGAAGCATATTCCAACAGACGCCTCATTTTGCATTCTGAGATGGTGGCCATTGCCGAGCAAAGGCCTTCTGTTCCTTTTACTTATTCCTTTCTCTGTTGTATTGGAGCTGGACTTCCTCCATTTACTTCTCAGTTAAGGTCTATCATTGGTTATCTGGGCTTCAAACTACTGAGAGTTCTGGACCTAGGTTCGAGTATGTTCTTCACGTTTCCTCTGGAAATAGCACAATTGGTTAATCTGAGGTATCTCACGCTCAACTGTTATGATGAGCTGCCTTCATGTATTTCTGAACTCTGTCATTTGAAGATACTGATTATCTCTTCTCACCTAGAAGGTCTAGCTCTACCAGCAGATTCATGGAATATGGCACAATTAAGGCATGTCCGTTTGACCAGGGGCTGCACAATGCCTGATCCCATGGTTGCATCAGCACTAGTTGATGGAAAAAGCTCCAAAGTCCTATTAGACCTACAGACTCTTTCCTATATAAGCTTTGGTAGTTGTTCTACGGAAGTATTTGCTTGCATTTCCCAAGTTAAAAAAAACTCGGAATTCATGAAACTGAAAAGGAGTCTATGA
- the LOC104224092 gene encoding uncharacterized protein, with the protein MLVSTTFDGIRYRSWRRSVLRGLSVKNKLGFISGEWRQPDPSSPQFRQWERCDNMVTSWILNSLSKEIADSVEYANHDVELWKELEDRYEQTNRARLYQIQKEINDLSQGTFDITTYYTKLKKL; encoded by the coding sequence ATGCTAGTTTCAACTACATTTGACGGAATAAGGTACAGGTCTTGGAGGAGGAGTGTGTTGAGAGGTTTGTCTGTGAAGAACAAGTTAGGTTTCATAAGTGGAGAGTGGAGACAACCAGATCCTTCATCACCACAATTTCGACAATGGGAACGTTGTGACAATATGGTGACATCCTGGATTCTAAACTCTCTTTCTAAAGAAATCGCAGATAGTGTAGAATATGCAAATCATGATGTTGAGCTTTGGAAGGAATTGGAGGATCGCTATGAACAAACTAATAGAGCTAGGCTGTATCAAATTCAGAAAGAGATCAATGACCTTTCTCAAGGTACTTTTGACATTACTACCTATTACACTAAGTTGAAGAAACTCTGA
- the LOC138884140 gene encoding uncharacterized protein produces the protein MYKAEQDRRLIQFLMGLNEIYTVVRGSILMMNPLPNLAQAFSLPVQDEKQREIRPTNHLTVDSTSLNVSTSGQSSFKTNFPTDNNYRGISRGRLVCDYCKRPGHSQGPRYNNRGKRVVASGKGVTDVNTAGKEIESKTQDDGRNVNLTEEQYGQLVSLLQQFHGRNGDAGKSSGSSYSSSINTANFAGMIVCTSSIDFGKLSCKCFESKTDTWILDSGASNHMNFNKSLMSNIEFLPYPFLVVLPNGYKVKVSKIGDVVLTSKIVLQKVLFVPSFKFNLAPSVKRPLEIGKVRNGLYLICSKCLRDNNSSVTLNHSCDSSLNQMHNIPTSTASTFTLNDGYPFGVKGYKVLDLSTKKIHITRDVIFHEFIFPFEIHFKSKSESFPTYFDVFPSNELASHNNITEMFTDDSPSNHPT, from the exons ATGTACAAGGCTGAACAAGATAGGAGACTAATACAATTTCTTATGGGACTGAATGAAATATACACAGTAGTTCGAGGAAGCATACTTATGATGAATCCATTACCAAATTTAGCGCAAGCCTTTTCACTTCCAGTTCAAGatgaaaaacaaagagagattagGCCAACTAACCATTTAACTGTTGATTCAACTTCATTGAATGTGAGTACATCAGGACAGAGTTCCTTTAAGACAAACTTCCCAACGGATAACAATTATCGTGGAATTTCTAGAGGCAGACTCGTATGTGATTACTGCAAAAGACCAGGACACA GTCAAGGTCCTAGATACAACAATAGAGGGAAAAGAGTAGTTGCAAGTGGGAAAGGAGTTACCGATGTAAATACTGCTGGCAAGGAAATTGAAAGCAAGACACAAGATGATGGCAGAAATGTGAATCTCACTGAAGAACAATATGGACAACTTGTAAGCTTACTTCAACAATTTCATGGGAGGAATGGAGATGCTGGGAAATCATCAGGAAGCTCATACTCATCTAGTATCAATACTGCCAACTTTGCAGGTATGATAGTGTGCACCTCTTCCATTGATTTTGGTAAACTTTCATGCAAATGCTTTGAGTCCAAAACTGACACATGGATACTAGATTCAGGGGCCTCCAATCACATGAACTTTAACAAATCTCTAATGTCTAATATCGAATTCCTACCTTATCCCTTTCTAGTAGTCTTACCCAATGGATACAAAGTTAAAGTGTCTAAAATTGGTGATGTTGTTCTTACATCCAAAATAGTATTACAGAAAGTCCTTTTTGTTCCCTCTTTTAAGTTCAATCTG GCCCCTTCAGTGAAGAGGCCTCTGGAGATTGGTAAAGTGAGGAATGGCTTGTACCTGATTTGTTCCAAGTGTTTGAGAGACAATAACTCTTCTGTGACCCTTAATCATTCATGTGAT TCATCTCTGAATCAAATGCATAACATTCCTACTTCAACTGCTAGTACTTTTACTTTGAATGATG GCTATCCTTTTGGTGTCAAAGGCTACAAAGTCCTGGACCTATCAACCAAGAAAATACACATCACCAGAGATGTTATCTTTCATGAGttcatttttccttttgaaaTTCATTTCAAGTCCAAATCTGAGTCATTTCCTACAtactttgatgttttcccatctAATGAACTTGCTAGTCACAATAATATCACAGAAATGTTCACTGATGATTCCCCATCGAATCATCCTACATGA